From the genome of Aeromonas hydrophila subsp. hydrophila ATCC 7966:
TGAAAAATCCCACCCCGGCGATGAAGCCCCCCTTGGTGCGCCCTTGTGCCCTTGCCTCCACCCGATCGATCCCCGTTTAACGCGCCATGCCGGCCCTTTGCAGACCGGTTCGCCATTATATAGGCCCCGGCTTGGCGGTCAAAATACTCATTGGGCCCTCAGGCGCCGGATTTCATGCTCTCGATGCTCAATTTCATCTCGCCGAGACGGCGAGCCAGTGCGCCGACGTTCCCTGCCCCCTGGGTCAGTACCAGATCGCCCTCACCCACCAGCCCGGCCAGCACCGCCGGCACATCGTCCGGCGTCGCGACAAAGATGGGCTCCAGACTGCCACGTGAGCGGATGGAGCGGCACAGGGCGCGGCCATCGGCGCCCGGAATGGGCTCTTCACCGGCGGCATAGACCTCCAGCATCACCAGCACGTCCACCTTGGAGAGCACATCCGCGAAGTCTTCGTAGAGATCGCGGGTGCGGGTGTAGCGGTGCGGCTGGAACACCATCACCAACCGCTTCTCGGGCCAGCCGGCGCGAGCCGCGTTGATGGTGACCTTGACCTCGCTCGGGTGGTGACCGTAGTCGTCCACCAGCATGGCCTTGCCGCGACCTGTCTCGAACTCGCCATATTGCTGGAAGCGGCGACCCACCCCTTCAAACTTGGCCAGCGCCCGGATGATGGCATCATCGCCGATCCCGTCCTCGGTGGCGACCGCAATCGCCGCGGCGGCATTGAGCGCGTTGTGGATGCCGGGCAGATTGAGGGTCACCTCCAGCTCGCCGGCATCTTTGCGGCGCACCCGGAAGCGACTGCGGTTGCTGGTCTGCACGAAGTCCAGCACCTGCACGTCGGCATCATCGCTCAGGCCGTAGGTGATGGTGGGACGGGCGATCTCCGGCAGCATGCCGCGGATCACCGGGTCATCCACGCACACCACGGCCAGCCCGTAGAACGGCAGGTTGTGCAGGAAGTCGATGAAAGTGGCCTTCAGCTTGGAGAAGTCGCCACCATAGGTGTCCATGTGATCCGCTTCGATGTTGGTCACGATGGAGACCATCGGCTGCAGATGCAGGAAGGAGGCGTCACTCTCGTCCGCCTCGGCAATCAGATAGCGGCTGCTGCCCAGGCGGGCATTGGTGCCGGCGCTGTTGAGCAAACCACCGATGACGAAGGTCGGATCCCGGTCCGCTTCGGCATAGATGCTCGCCACCAGGCTGGTGGTGGTGGTCTTGCCGTGAGTGCCGGCGATGGCGATGCCATGGCGGAAGCGCATCAGCTCGGCCAGCATCTCGGCGCGGCGCACCACGGGGATGCGCAGCTCGCGGGCGGCCAGCAGCTCGGGGTTGTCCTGCTTGATGGCGGTGGAGACCACCACCACGCTCGCCTCGTTCACATGCTCGGCACTGTGGCCGACGAAGATGTGGGCGCCAAGGGACTCGAGTCGCTCGGTCACCGCATTGCGGGCCAGATCCGAGCCGGTTACCTGATACCCTTCGTTGGCAAGCACTTCGGCGATACCGCCCATCCCGGCACCACCGATGCCGATGAAGTGGATGCGACGCACGCGGCGCATTTCAGGGATAACGGTACGCAGTTTTGCCAGTTCAACCTTGGTCATAGTTCTCTCTCAATCTGCCCGGTCGCCAGGCGTTTGCACTCGTCAGCAACCCGCTCGGCGGCATCGGTAATGGCCACGCGACGGGCGGCCTGGGCCATGTTCAATAGGGTTTCCCTGCGCCCGGCAAGCCAGGAGAGACGGGCAGCCAGCGAGGCCGTCGTCAGCTCGGATTGGGGCAGGAATTCAGCCGCACCGCCATCGACCAGGGTCAGGGCGTTGCGGGTCTGGTGATCATCCACTGCGTGGGGCAGCGGTACAAAAATGGCGGCGACCCCGGCGGCGGCCACTTCGGAGACGGTCAGCGCCCCCGCCCGGCACACCACCAGATCGGCCCAGGCATAGGCACCGGCCATGTCCTTGATAAATTCGCTCACCTCGGCCGCAACACCCTGCTTGGCGTAGGCTTCAGCCACGGCATCCCGATTGCCCTTGCCGCACTGGTGACGCACCTCGATGGGCACGCCGGCCGCCGCCACCGCTGGCGGCACCTGTTCGTTGAGCACCCGGGCCCCCAGGCTGCCACCGACGATCAGCAGCCGCAGTGGTTCTGCCCCGCTGCGCAGCTGGGGATCCGGCAGCGCCACCACTTCGGGGCGTACCGGGTTGCCCACCACGGCAGTGCGACGGCTCGGCGCGAAGGCGCCCGGAAATGCCATCAGCACCCGTTTGGCGAGGCGAGCCAGCAACTTGTTGGTCAGGCCTGCCGCGGCATTCTGCTCGTGCAGCAACAGCGGGATACCGGACAGCCAGGCCGCCACGCCACCCGGGCCGGAGGCAAAGCCGCCCATGCCGAGCACCACGTCGGGACGAATGGTCTTGAGCACCCGCCGCGCCTGCAACACGGACTTGACGATGCGATAAGGCGCGACCAGCAGACGCTTGATGCCGTTGCCACGCACCCCCTGGATATCGATGAAGGAGATGGGGTAACCATGGGCAGGCACCAGCTCGGCCTCCATCCGGTCGGCGGTGCCGAGCCAGTGAATGGTCCAGCCCTGGGCCTTGAGGCGATCAGCCACGGCCAAGCCGGGGAACACATGGCCCCCGGTACCGCCTGCCATCACCAACAGCGTCTTGCTCACTAAACCTCCCGCACGCGCGCCTGGGCACTGGCCTGGCGCAACTCGAAATCGATACGAATCAACATGCTCACCGCCACCATCATGATGATGAGGCTCGAACCACCATAACTGACCAGCGGCAGGGTCAGCCCCTTGGTCGGCATCATGCCGCTGGCAGCCCCCACGTTGACGAAGGTCTGGAAGCTGAACCAGATGCCGATGCCGATGGCCAGATAACCTTCATACAGTCGCTCAGCCACCAGCGCCTGGTGCCCCAGCTTGAGCGCCTTGATTGCCAGCGCAAAGATGAGAAACAGCGCGCCCAGCACGCCCACATAGCCCAGCTCTTCACCCAGGATGGCGAACACGAAGTCGGTGTGCGCCTCCGGCAGGTACTCCATCTTCTGGATGGAGTTGCCAAGCCCCTCGCCAAACCAGCTGCCACGGCCGAAGGCCATCAGCGACTGGGTCAGCTGGTAGCCGCTGCCGAACGGATCAGCCCAGGGGTCGAGGAAAGAGGTCACCCGCCGCATCCGGTACGGCTCGGCGATGATCAGGGTCACCACGGCGCTCACCCCCACCAGGATGAGACCGATGAACTGCACCAGGCGGGCGCCGGCCAGGAACAGCATGCCGAGCGAGGTGACGAACATCACCACCACCGAGCCCAGATCGGGCTGGGCCAGCAGCAGGATGGCCACTACGAACAACACCGCCATCGGCTTCATGAAACCGATGAAACGCTCGCGTACCTCGCTCTGACGGCGCACCAGATAGCCCGCCAGATAGACGAACAGCGCCAGCTTGCCGAACTCGGCCGGCTGCAGGTTGAACGGACCCAGCGGCAACCAGCGAACCGAGCCGTTGACGCTGCGGCCCACCAGCAACACCAGCACCAGCATGACGATGGCCAGCAGCAGCATGGGGCCGTTGTAGTGCTGCCAGCGCGCCATCGGCACCTGCAGCACGAACCAGGAGATGCCGAGCGCCATCAGCAGAAACAGGCCGTGACGCTTCACGAACATGAAGGGATCGTTGTTGATGGCGATCCCCTCCGGGATCGAGGCGGAGGCGACGATCACCAGACCCACCGCCATCAGCGCCAGCGCCAGCACGACCAGCTGCCGGTCATAGAGACCGGCAGGGCGCGCCGGCAACAGCCAGCGCTGCAAGAAGCCTGCGACTGCGCGAAGGGCGTTCATAACTTCTGTACCAGCTCGGTGAAACGATCACCGCGCGCTTCGAAAGACTTGAATTGGTCCAGGCTGGCGCAGGCCGGCGCCAGCAGCACCCAGTCGCCGGGTCTGGCATCGGCGGCCGCCTTGGCGACCGCGGCATCCAGATCCGCCACCCGCTCGGTCTGCTCGCCCAGCGCCAGCAGCACCTCGGCATCCTGGCCGAAACAGTACATGTGATCGATCTGGCTGCCGAGCAGCGCCTGCACCGGGCCGAAATCCTGGCCCTTGCCCTGGCCACCGGCCAGCAGCAGCAGACGGCCCTTCACCGACTCGCGCACCCCGGCCACGGCAGCCAGGGTCGCCCCCACGTTGGTGGCCTTGGAGTCGTTGATCCAGCGCACCCCATTCACCTCCCGCACGAAGCGGGCACGGTGGGGCAGCCCCTCGAAACGGCGCAGTACTCGCAACTGCGGCTCGCGCGGGATGCCGACCGCATCGCACAGGGCCATGGCGGCCAGCGCGTTGGCCTGGTTGTGGGCGCCGACGATCTTCATCTCGTCCACCGCCAGCAACGGCTCGCCGTGCAGGGTCAGCCAGTGACGGCCATCCAGCTCGCAGCGGCCATAGCCGTTGCAGTCAAGGCCGAAGCTCTGCCACACCTGACCCACGTCGGGCAGGGTCTGGGCATCGTCGCGATTGATCAGGATGTGCTGGGAGTGCTGATGGATCTCCATCTTGGCGGCGCGATAGTCGGCCATGCCCTGATAGCGATCCATATGATCTTCGGAGAGGTTCAATACCACGGAGGCGGCGGCGCGCAGGCTGTGGGTGGTCTCCAGCTGGAAGCTGGAGAGCTCCAGCACGCAGAGATCCATCGGCTGCTTGAGCAGCTCGAGCGCCGGCGTGCCGATGTTGCCACCCACCCCGACCTTGAGGCCGGCTTCGGCGATCATCTCGCCCACCAGGGTGGTGACCGTGCTCTTGCCGTTGGAGCCGGTGATGGCGATCACCGGCACCTGGGCCTCGCGCACGAACAGCTCGATGTCGCCGACGATGCGCACCCCGAACTCGGCGGCGGCTTGCAGTTCGGGCGTTGCCAGGGCAATGCCCGGGCTCGCCACTATCATGTGCGCCTGCTTGAGCAGCTCGCCGTCCAGCCCGTGGATGAGTTCCACCTCGGCAGGCAGTTGATCTTTGCCGGGCGGGTTGGCGCGGGTGTCCATCACCAACGGCGTCACGCCACGGCCGATGAAGTAGTCGACGCAGGAGAGTCCGGTTTTGCCGAGTCCGATGATGATGACCATGGCTTACCTCACCTTCAAGGTGGCGAGGCCGAGCAGCACCAGCATGAGCGTGATGATCCAGAAGCGCACGATGACGCGCGGCTCCGGCCAGCCCTTCTTCTCATAGTGGTGATGGATCGGAGCCATGCGGAAGATGCGCACGCCGCGCAGCTTGTAGGACCCCACCTGCAGGATCACCGAGACGGTCTCCATCACGAAGACGCCGCCCATGATCACCAGCAGAAACTCCTGACGCACCAGCACGGCGATGGTGCCGAGCGCGCCACCCAGTGCCAGGGAGCCCACGTCCCCCATGAACACCTGGGCCGGATAGGTGTTGAACCAGAGAAAACCCAGACCCGCCCCGACGATGGCGGTACAGACGATCACCAGCTCGGAGGTATAGGGCACATAGGGAATATGCAGGTAGTTGGCGAAATTGACGTTGCCGGTGGCCCAGGCGATGAAGGCGAAGCCCCCCGCCACCATCACGGTCGGCATGATGGCCAGACCATCCAGACCATCCGTGAGATTGACCGCGTTGGAGGTGCCGACGATGACGAAGTAGGTCAGTACGATGAACATCAGCCCGAGTTGCGGCATCACGTCCTTGAGGAAGGGCACCACCAGCTGGGTCTGACCGTCGTGAGTGGCGGTGGCGTAAAGGAACACGGCCACCCCCAGCGCAACGGCGGATTGCCAGAAATATTTCCAGCGGGCGATCAGGCCGTCGGTGTTCTTGCGCACCACCTTGAGGTAGTCATCGGCGAAACCGATGGCGCCATAGGCTCCCAGTACGAACAGCACCAGCCAGACATAGGGGTTGTCGAGGCGGCACCAGAGCAGCACCGAGATGAAGATGGCGGCGATGATCATCAGGCCACCCATGGTCGGGGTGCCTTTCTTGCTCAGGTGCGACTCGGGACCGTCATTGCGGATCACCTGGCCGAATTTGAGGATCTGCAGGCGACGGATGAGACGCGGCCCCATCCAGAGCGCCACCACCAGGCCGGTGATGATCGACAGGATGGCGCGAAACGTCAGGTAGGAGAAGACGTTGAAGAAGGTGAAGTGCGGGGTGAGCAGTTCCGCCAGCCAGACTAGCATGTGGCTGACTCCTGACGGTCTTTGACCATCTCGACGATATCTTCCATGCGGGAGCCGCGGGCACCCTTGACCAGGATGGCGATTTCTTGATGTGTATTTATCATTTGCGCAAGCACTTCAAACAACGACGCCTTGTTATCGAAATGTCGGCCAGCCGCGGCATCTGCGGTGTGGCGACTCTGTTCCCCTACGGTCAGCACGGCATCGAGGCCGCGCTCGCTGGCGTGGCGTCCGACCCGGGCGTGCTGCTCGGCGGACTCCTCACCCAACTCCTTCATGTCACCGAACACCAGCACCTTGTAGCCACTCATGGCGGTCAGGGCATCGATGCCCGCCAGCACGGACTCCACGCTGGCGTTGTAGGTGTCGTCCACCAGGGTGAGACCACCCCAGCGCTGGACGCAGAAACGGCCCTTGACCGGTGCCATCAGCTCGAGCCCGGCCTTGACCGAGGCGAGCGAGGCGCCGAGCGCCAGCGTGCCAGCGGCGGCGGCCAGGGCGTTCGCCACGTTATGGCGGCCCGGAATGGCCAGGGTCAGGCTTATTTCACCCTGCGGGGTCACCATGACAAACTCGGCACAACCCTGCTGGTTGATCACCACGTTTCTGGCGTGGAACGGCTGACGCTGATCCTCGATGGAGAAGGCGCAGTGGATCCCGCGGGCCTGCCACTTTGGCCAGAATTCGTTGTCGGCATTGACGATGGCGGTTCCGCCCTCGCCCAGCCCCTCGAAGATTTCGCTCTTGGCGTGAAACACCCCTTCCAGCGAGCCGAAGCCCTCCAGGTGGGCGGCCGCCACGTTGTTGATGATGGCGGCATCGGGTTTGGCCAACGAGGTAGTCCAGGCGATCTCGCCCGGGTGGTTGGCCCCCAGCTCCATCACCGCAAACCGGTGTTGCGGCTCGAGGCGCAGCAGGGTCAGCGGCACCCCCACTTCGTTGTTGAAGTTGCCGGCGGTGGCCAGCACGTCCCCTTCCTGACGCAGGATGGCGGTCGCCATCTCCTTCACAGTGGTCTTGCCACAGCTGCCGGTGATGGCCAGCACTTTCGGGTTGATCCGCTCGCGCACCAACCGACCGAGGCGACCCAGTCCCTTGAGACTGTCGGTCACCACCAGCTGGGGGATCGCCAACGGCAGTTCACGCTCGACCAGAAGGGCCGATGCTCCGGCGGCCACGGCCTGCTCGCAGAAATCGTGGGCATCGAAACGCTCGCCGCGCAGCGCAACAAACAGCGCGCCTGCGCCCAGGGTACGGGTGTCGGTGCTGACAGCCGTGATCGCTCCGTCTTCACCAATCAGACGGGCATCGAGTACCTGCGCCAGCTCGGCAAGCCTGAGGGTCATCATGCGAATGACTCCAATAATGTGTGCAAGGCGGCCGCAACGGTTTCCCGGTCGCTGTAGTGCCGCTTGTCGGTTCCAATGATCTGATAATCCTCATGACCCTTACCGGCCACCAGGATGATGTCCTGTTTGCTCGCCTGGCTCAGTGCCAGCTCGATTGCCTTGGTCCTGTCGTGCTCGATCTGCACGGCGCCGGGATCGCGAAGACCCGCCACCATGTCGGCCATGATCCGGGCCGGCTCCTCGGTACGGGGATTGTCATCGGTCAGGATCACGCGATCCGCATGCAGCTCGGCCATGGCGGCCAT
Proteins encoded in this window:
- the murC gene encoding UDP-N-acetylmuramate--L-alanine ligase, which codes for MTKVELAKLRTVIPEMRRVRRIHFIGIGGAGMGGIAEVLANEGYQVTGSDLARNAVTERLESLGAHIFVGHSAEHVNEASVVVVSTAIKQDNPELLAARELRIPVVRRAEMLAELMRFRHGIAIAGTHGKTTTTSLVASIYAEADRDPTFVIGGLLNSAGTNARLGSSRYLIAEADESDASFLHLQPMVSIVTNIEADHMDTYGGDFSKLKATFIDFLHNLPFYGLAVVCVDDPVIRGMLPEIARPTITYGLSDDADVQVLDFVQTSNRSRFRVRRKDAGELEVTLNLPGIHNALNAAAAIAVATEDGIGDDAIIRALAKFEGVGRRFQQYGEFETGRGKAMLVDDYGHHPSEVKVTINAARAGWPEKRLVMVFQPHRYTRTRDLYEDFADVLSKVDVLVMLEVYAAGEEPIPGADGRALCRSIRSRGSLEPIFVATPDDVPAVLAGLVGEGDLVLTQGAGNVGALARRLGEMKLSIESMKSGA
- the murG gene encoding undecaprenyldiphospho-muramoylpentapeptide beta-N-acetylglucosaminyltransferase, whose translation is MSKTLLVMAGGTGGHVFPGLAVADRLKAQGWTIHWLGTADRMEAELVPAHGYPISFIDIQGVRGNGIKRLLVAPYRIVKSVLQARRVLKTIRPDVVLGMGGFASGPGGVAAWLSGIPLLLHEQNAAAGLTNKLLARLAKRVLMAFPGAFAPSRRTAVVGNPVRPEVVALPDPQLRSGAEPLRLLIVGGSLGARVLNEQVPPAVAAAGVPIEVRHQCGKGNRDAVAEAYAKQGVAAEVSEFIKDMAGAYAWADLVVCRAGALTVSEVAAAGVAAIFVPLPHAVDDHQTRNALTLVDGGAAEFLPQSELTTASLAARLSWLAGRRETLLNMAQAARRVAITDAAERVADECKRLATGQIEREL
- the ftsW gene encoding cell division protein FtsW, which codes for MNALRAVAGFLQRWLLPARPAGLYDRQLVVLALALMAVGLVIVASASIPEGIAINNDPFMFVKRHGLFLLMALGISWFVLQVPMARWQHYNGPMLLLAIVMLVLVLLVGRSVNGSVRWLPLGPFNLQPAEFGKLALFVYLAGYLVRRQSEVRERFIGFMKPMAVLFVVAILLLAQPDLGSVVVMFVTSLGMLFLAGARLVQFIGLILVGVSAVVTLIIAEPYRMRRVTSFLDPWADPFGSGYQLTQSLMAFGRGSWFGEGLGNSIQKMEYLPEAHTDFVFAILGEELGYVGVLGALFLIFALAIKALKLGHQALVAERLYEGYLAIGIGIWFSFQTFVNVGAASGMMPTKGLTLPLVSYGGSSLIIMMVAVSMLIRIDFELRQASAQARVREV
- the murD gene encoding UDP-N-acetylmuramoyl-L-alanine--D-glutamate ligase, whose protein sequence is MVIIIGLGKTGLSCVDYFIGRGVTPLVMDTRANPPGKDQLPAEVELIHGLDGELLKQAHMIVASPGIALATPELQAAAEFGVRIVGDIELFVREAQVPVIAITGSNGKSTVTTLVGEMIAEAGLKVGVGGNIGTPALELLKQPMDLCVLELSSFQLETTHSLRAAASVVLNLSEDHMDRYQGMADYRAAKMEIHQHSQHILINRDDAQTLPDVGQVWQSFGLDCNGYGRCELDGRHWLTLHGEPLLAVDEMKIVGAHNQANALAAMALCDAVGIPREPQLRVLRRFEGLPHRARFVREVNGVRWINDSKATNVGATLAAVAGVRESVKGRLLLLAGGQGKGQDFGPVQALLGSQIDHMYCFGQDAEVLLALGEQTERVADLDAAVAKAAADARPGDWVLLAPACASLDQFKSFEARGDRFTELVQKL
- the mraY gene encoding phospho-N-acetylmuramoyl-pentapeptide-transferase: MLVWLAELLTPHFTFFNVFSYLTFRAILSIITGLVVALWMGPRLIRRLQILKFGQVIRNDGPESHLSKKGTPTMGGLMIIAAIFISVLLWCRLDNPYVWLVLFVLGAYGAIGFADDYLKVVRKNTDGLIARWKYFWQSAVALGVAVFLYATATHDGQTQLVVPFLKDVMPQLGLMFIVLTYFVIVGTSNAVNLTDGLDGLAIMPTVMVAGGFAFIAWATGNVNFANYLHIPYVPYTSELVIVCTAIVGAGLGFLWFNTYPAQVFMGDVGSLALGGALGTIAVLVRQEFLLVIMGGVFVMETVSVILQVGSYKLRGVRIFRMAPIHHHYEKKGWPEPRVIVRFWIITLMLVLLGLATLKVR
- the murF gene encoding UDP-N-acetylmuramoyl-tripeptide--D-alanyl-D-alanine ligase — its product is MMTLRLAELAQVLDARLIGEDGAITAVSTDTRTLGAGALFVALRGERFDAHDFCEQAVAAGASALLVERELPLAIPQLVVTDSLKGLGRLGRLVRERINPKVLAITGSCGKTTVKEMATAILRQEGDVLATAGNFNNEVGVPLTLLRLEPQHRFAVMELGANHPGEIAWTTSLAKPDAAIINNVAAAHLEGFGSLEGVFHAKSEIFEGLGEGGTAIVNADNEFWPKWQARGIHCAFSIEDQRQPFHARNVVINQQGCAEFVMVTPQGEISLTLAIPGRHNVANALAAAAGTLALGASLASVKAGLELMAPVKGRFCVQRWGGLTLVDDTYNASVESVLAGIDALTAMSGYKVLVFGDMKELGEESAEQHARVGRHASERGLDAVLTVGEQSRHTADAAAGRHFDNKASLFEVLAQMINTHQEIAILVKGARGSRMEDIVEMVKDRQESATC